The Halanaerobium praevalens DSM 2228 genome contains a region encoding:
- a CDS encoding sensor domain-containing diguanylate cyclase, with amino-acid sequence MKKNFIFSNKYYLLTLILIIIIFFIFVFFSYYEKLEEERFFKNQSLKRSEAELNLVLDAYKITADSLFENILDTPAIKSIIYQALNNEEQRDYYRQKLKSKLNSFHQNLEQYNLKEIHFHFKDGISFLRMHQPEKFGDQLFAKRKSIKYVNTEAKRFLGFEEGCACNGYRYIYPLNYQGQHIGSIGLGLSFTKITDLLGKNFKGLKLFIIKTDLLEKIAFADQKAKYKNFSFLKNYSYNYNNYNQIFEQKNKFNLAVIEEINLKNKAKLESQLKAGNSFTISQRISGSYYTGTFIRITGVDGLTKGYLISYQADQALNFISQKFLNILIIAIAFLILSLILLRIIFLNNHKLRLLAHNDELTEINNRRHLTNVLTKEFNRHQRYNSSFAFIIFDIDYFKNVNDNYGHDEGDRILKELSELIKNNIRQSDHFGRWGGEEFVLLAPETELKAAYKLAEKLRKAIAAYNFIQAENITASFGIAVIENEENIEELIKRADNALYRAKAKGRNRVEID; translated from the coding sequence ATGAAAAAAAATTTTATATTTTCGAATAAGTATTATTTGTTGACCTTAATTTTGATTATCATTATTTTTTTCATTTTTGTCTTTTTTAGTTATTATGAAAAATTAGAAGAAGAAAGGTTTTTCAAAAACCAAAGTTTAAAAAGATCAGAAGCAGAATTGAATTTAGTCTTAGATGCTTATAAAATAACAGCAGATTCTTTATTTGAAAACATCTTAGATACTCCTGCTATTAAAAGTATCATTTATCAAGCCTTAAATAATGAAGAACAGAGAGATTATTACCGACAAAAATTAAAATCAAAATTAAATAGTTTTCACCAAAATTTAGAACAATATAATTTAAAAGAAATTCATTTTCATTTTAAAGATGGAATTAGTTTTTTAAGAATGCACCAACCTGAAAAATTTGGAGATCAACTTTTTGCTAAAAGAAAAAGTATTAAGTATGTAAATACAGAAGCAAAGAGATTTTTAGGTTTTGAAGAGGGTTGTGCTTGTAATGGTTACCGCTATATTTATCCTTTAAATTACCAAGGTCAGCATATAGGTTCTATTGGTTTAGGACTTTCATTTACAAAAATAACTGATTTATTAGGAAAAAATTTTAAAGGTTTAAAGCTTTTTATAATAAAAACTGATTTACTGGAAAAAATAGCTTTTGCAGATCAAAAAGCAAAATATAAAAATTTTTCTTTTTTAAAAAATTATAGTTATAATTATAATAATTATAATCAAATATTTGAGCAAAAAAATAAGTTTAATTTAGCAGTTATTGAAGAAATTAATTTAAAAAATAAAGCTAAACTAGAATCTCAGCTAAAAGCTGGTAACTCATTTACAATTTCCCAAAGAATAAGTGGTAGTTATTATACAGGAACTTTTATTAGGATTACTGGAGTTGATGGTTTAACCAAGGGCTATTTAATTAGTTATCAAGCAGATCAGGCTCTTAATTTTATTAGCCAAAAATTTTTAAATATCCTCATTATTGCTATAGCCTTTTTAATTTTAAGTCTTATTTTACTAAGAATAATCTTTTTAAATAATCATAAATTAAGGTTACTAGCTCATAATGATGAATTAACTGAAATTAATAATCGGCGTCATTTAACAAATGTCTTAACAAAAGAATTTAACCGTCACCAAAGATATAATAGTAGTTTTGCTTTTATAATATTTGATATCGATTATTTTAAAAATGTTAATGATAATTATGGCCATGATGAAGGTGATAGAATTTTAAAAGAGTTAAGTGAGTTAATTAAAAATAATATTCGTCAAAGTGATCACTTTGGGCGCTGGGGTGGAGAAGAATTTGTTCTATTAGCACCTGAAACAGAGCTTAAAGCAGCTTATAAATTAGCTGAAAAACTGAGAAAAGCAATTGCAGCTTATAATTTTATTCAAGCAGAAAATATTACTGCTAGTTTTGGAATAGCTGTTATAGAAAATGAAGAAAACATTGAGGAATTAATAAAAAGAGCAGATAATGCACTTTATAGAGCTAAAGCTAAAGGTAGAAATAGAGTAGAAATTGATTAA
- a CDS encoding phosphoglucomutase, with translation MEEIEWSKLLSGTDIRGTAIASQDQEINLSQEAAFAIGFSFVKWLEKDLAKKGEKMELAIGNDSRLSAGKLKLALAKGIKKAGASVYSAGLASTPAMFMSTVLEGYQYDAAIMITASHLPSDRNGFKFFKNSGGLEKEDIKAILKLAGEQGTEFFQSMPKENINLEKIDLISAYADHIKNVIRKGLNPSVNSKKPLADFKIVVDAGNGSGGFFVDQILKDLGADTKGSQFLEPDGNFPNHAPNPESKPAMKAIQKAVNQNQADLGIIFDTDVDRAAVVDSTGQEINRNKLIALAATIVLENNPGATIVTDSVTSVGLKEFIEEKLGGVHHRFKRGYKNVINEAQRLENEGISAPLAIETSGHAAFKENYFLDDGAYLVAKVLIKLANLKAESNQKIGDLISDLKEAEIKKEYRIKIKTEAFKNYGQQILTDLKEFVKKIESWQLAPKNYQGLRVNCGAKDWFLIRMSLHDPVLVLNIEADKKENLDLIIEKVNEFLGKYDKLDFQKLA, from the coding sequence GTGGAAGAAATTGAATGGTCAAAATTATTAAGTGGTACAGATATCCGTGGTACAGCAATCGCCAGTCAAGATCAAGAAATTAACTTAAGTCAAGAAGCTGCTTTTGCAATTGGATTTTCTTTTGTTAAATGGCTAGAAAAAGACTTAGCTAAAAAAGGAGAAAAAATGGAGCTAGCTATTGGTAATGATTCTCGTTTAAGTGCTGGTAAACTAAAACTAGCTTTAGCAAAAGGAATCAAAAAAGCAGGTGCCAGTGTTTATAGTGCAGGCTTAGCTTCAACACCAGCCATGTTTATGTCAACTGTTCTAGAAGGATATCAATATGATGCTGCAATTATGATCACTGCTAGTCATCTTCCATCAGATAGAAATGGGTTTAAATTTTTCAAAAATAGTGGAGGCTTAGAAAAAGAAGATATCAAAGCGATCTTAAAATTAGCAGGAGAGCAAGGAACCGAATTTTTCCAATCAATGCCAAAAGAAAATATTAATTTAGAAAAAATAGATTTAATTTCTGCTTACGCAGATCATATTAAAAATGTAATTAGAAAAGGTCTAAACCCAAGTGTTAATTCTAAAAAACCATTAGCTGACTTTAAAATTGTTGTTGATGCTGGTAATGGTTCAGGTGGTTTTTTTGTTGATCAAATATTAAAAGATTTAGGTGCAGATACTAAAGGAAGCCAATTTTTAGAACCAGATGGTAATTTTCCTAACCATGCTCCTAACCCAGAATCAAAACCAGCTATGAAAGCTATTCAAAAAGCTGTTAATCAAAATCAAGCTGATTTAGGAATTATTTTTGATACTGATGTTGATCGAGCAGCAGTAGTTGACAGCACAGGACAAGAAATTAACCGAAATAAGCTAATTGCTTTAGCTGCCACAATTGTTCTTGAAAATAATCCGGGAGCAACAATTGTTACTGATTCAGTGACTTCAGTTGGCTTAAAAGAATTTATTGAAGAAAAACTGGGAGGAGTTCACCATCGTTTTAAAAGAGGTTATAAAAATGTAATTAATGAAGCTCAAAGATTAGAAAATGAAGGTATTTCTGCTCCTTTAGCAATAGAGACTTCAGGTCATGCCGCTTTTAAAGAAAATTATTTTCTGGATGATGGTGCCTATTTAGTTGCCAAAGTTTTAATTAAATTAGCTAACTTAAAAGCAGAATCAAATCAGAAAATTGGAGATCTCATTTCAGATTTAAAAGAAGCAGAAATCAAAAAGGAATATAGAATAAAAATTAAAACAGAAGCTTTTAAAAATTATGGTCAGCAAATTCTAACCGATCTAAAAGAATTTGTCAAAAAAATAGAAAGCTGGCAGTTAGCACCAAAAAATTATCAGGGACTAAGGGTTAATTGTGGTGCTAAAGATTGGTTTTTAATTAGAATGTCTTTACATGATCCTGTTTTAGTCTTAAATATTGAAGCTGATAAAAAAGAAAACTTAGATTTAATTATTGAAAAAGTTAATGAATTTTTAGGAAAATATGATAAATTAGATTTTCAAAAATTAGCTTAA
- the ribH gene encoding 6,7-dimethyl-8-ribityllumazine synthase: MKKIEGHLMADGIKTAIVVGRFNEFISSKLLEGAIDALKRHGAVEADIDLIWVPGSFEIPLTAKKLASKKEYDGVIALGAVIRGETSHFDYVAAEVAKGVATAGLETDKPVIFGVLTTDTIEQAIARAGTKSGNKGYDAAVSMIEMVNLFKEID, translated from the coding sequence ATGAAAAAAATTGAAGGACATTTAATGGCAGATGGAATTAAAACAGCTATAGTTGTTGGTAGATTCAATGAGTTCATTTCTTCCAAATTATTGGAAGGAGCAATTGATGCTTTAAAAAGACATGGAGCAGTAGAAGCAGATATTGATTTAATTTGGGTACCGGGTTCATTTGAGATACCTTTAACAGCTAAAAAATTAGCTTCTAAAAAAGAATATGATGGAGTAATTGCCTTAGGAGCAGTTATTAGAGGTGAAACTTCTCATTTTGATTATGTAGCTGCCGAAGTTGCTAAAGGAGTTGCTACAGCAGGACTTGAGACTGATAAACCAGTTATTTTTGGAGTATTAACAACTGATACAATTGAACAAGCAATTGCCAGAGCAGGGACTAAATCAGGAAATAAAGGCTATGATGCAGCAGTTTCGATGATTGAAATGGTCAATCTATTTAAAGAAATTGATTAA